A window of Adhaeribacter arboris genomic DNA:
TGGCGCTCATTTTTTTGGGGGAATGGCAATCGTTGCAGCCCATTGCTTTGACCAAGTATGATCCCCGTTTTATTTTATCTTCAATAACGGTTGCCCCTTCGATTGTATTCCTACTAGTGGTTTCTTTTGGAGCATCCGAGCAGGAAAACATAATTCCTCCCAGGCTCATTGTTATCCAAGTTAGAACGAAATAAAGTTGATTTTTCATTTTCAGAAGGTTAAACTTTTTAGAACAAATGCAAGGTAATGGAACTAGTAATTACTTTTAACGGCCAAACCTATAGCCACAAGTTTGATTCTATAGACTTCCTTCTTATGAACGGCACGTCCAAAGAAACTTCATCGGCCTCTACAATCTACCTTACTGGGTGCTGGGATAAATTGCTCCCGAAGGAGAAAGCCCGTTAATATTTACTTTAAATTCTTACAGAAATTGCAAGTAGTAATGGCACTAACATACTGAATTTCAATAAATTATTTATAAAATGAAGCAGCAGATTAGTAAACCTTCGCAAAGGTATAAGTTGCGTTTGCTCCCGCTGCCCAGCCAGAAATAAGAGCGTAAGAGAGGATGGTTAATAGCGGCAGGTAGGAGGTATTGTTGCCGTATAAAAGTAGGGTTAAGCAATGTTTAGACAATGTAGTTTTTCTACCAATACCTTCGAGAACTCTTTTTACCTTCTGCTTCCAAGAAAGTTTAATCACTTCAAACTAAATCGAATTGTTTTTACTATATTAAAAGCTTGAAAATAAGTGGTTTGCTTTAGTATAAATTTGTAGAAATTTATCTTGTTTACAACTTCTTAGACCTTATGGCGACTAGTAGAGGATAGCCATTTTCTTGATAGAATATTTTGTGGTTTAGCTATGGAACAAGCATCCGGCAAATCAAAAGCTCCTACTTTACATTACCCTAGTAATTTAATTTACCCGTAAGTTCGATAAGTGCCTACAAAGGGGAAGCGCAAAGTTTTTAAACATTAAGTATAAATACGTTAAGTTTAAGTAGTAACCCTCTTTACAAGTATTTTCTGTCCGGCAAAAGCTACTTTCTAATTTAATTTTTTATTCGTGAATCTTCATTCCCTATAATTCTACTTATGAAAGGTTGTCTACTTGCCCTACTTTTATTCTTTCGGGTGACAATAGTTCCGGCTCAAGGTACCCAGACGGAAAGTTTAGATTTGTTAATCGGGAAAGCTAAAGCGGATACTGCCAAAATTAATCTTACAAATAAAAAAATTCGGCTTTTAATTCGCGAGAATCTGGATTCGGCTGAAAAGTTGAGTTTGAAAACTCTCGATAAAGCTAAAAAAATAGGTTATTCTTTCGGCGAAGCAAATGCCCGGATTAATTTAGCTAGCAGCTTTAGTATGAAGGGTAATTTTCCTCCGGCGGCCCAAAATTTAAAGATTGCCCAAAGTATTTTTCAAGAATTAAAAGACTCTTTAAGTTTAAGCAGTACATACTCCACCTACGGGCTCTATTATGGTATCCAAAGTAAATACGATTCTTCTATTTTTTATTTAGAAAAAGCTATTTCTATTGCCGAGCGTAACCATTACCGGGAGCGATTAGCTACCTATTACAGCAATATTGCCATTGGCTATCAGATGCGATCTAATTTTAAAAAAGCTTTGGAATACCAACAAAAATCGCTGGACTTGGCCCTAGCCGATAAAGATTTTGCCAATCAGGCCTTTACACGATTAAATATGGGGCTTGTCTACGCCCAAATGAATGATACGCTAAGGGGACGACGAGCCTTGTTTGAAGCTATTCGGCTCGCGAAGAAAGAAGGAATAAAAAGCGTGGAATTATACGCTTATTCGAACCTCGCCAATGCTTATAATTTAAAAAAGGAGGCCCAGAAATGCTACGAGTACGCTGTGAAGGCTGCGCTCCTTGGGGGTGAAATGGCCGATTATAGCATTCAGGCCGCCAGCTTAGCAAAAGCGGCCGGAGCGGCGGCGGCACAAAAAAAATTTTCGCGGGCAAATACTTTGGCCCAACAAGCCATGCAAATAGCGGATACGGCTGGTCAGAACTATATTATTTTTCAGACCTATGCTACTATGGGTTCTATTTTAAAGCAACAAAGCCAATTTAGTGAAGCCATTCCTTATTTGGAAAAAAGTGTGGCTACTTTAGAAAAAACCGACCTTTATAACGAAGAAGCAGGCTCCACTTTTAAAAATTTATCTCAATGTTACGAGCAAACCGGTAATTTTCGCAAAGCTTTGGCTTATTATAAAACTTCGGCTCAAATTGCTGATTCTGTACTTAACCGGGGTAATATTCGGGAAGTAACCGAGCTGAGCATGAATTATGAATTTACCAAAAAACAAGAAGCACAACGAATTGAACAAAAGAATAAAGATGCGATAGTCCAAGCGCGCTTAATTGCCTTGCTTATTGGGTTAGGTTTAACTTTAATTTTGGCGGTGGTATCTCTAAGAGCTTACCGCAATAAGCAAAAAGCTAATTCTTTGTTGCAGCAGCAGAAAAAAGAAATTGAAAATACCTTAACCCGCCTGAAGAACACACAAGCCCAACTTATTCAATCGGAAAAAATGGCTTCCTTGGGAGAGCTTACGGCCGGTATTGCCCACGAAATTCAGAACCCTTTAAATTTTGTTAATAATTTCTCGGAGGTAAGCGCCGAATTGCTCGACGAACTAACCGAAGAACTGCAAAAAGGCGATACGGAAGAAGCTATCGTCCTGGCCGGTGATGTAAAGGAAAACTTAAAGAAGATCCGGCATCATGGCAAAAGAGCTGATCTGATTGTAAAAGGAATGCTAGAACACTCGCGCATCAGTACGGGCGAAAAACAACTTACTAATATTAACTTTCTCACGCAGGAATATGTACGCTTGGCTTACCGGGGTTTATTGGTGAAGGATAGACATGTTAATGTTAATCTGGTTACTGATTTTGATAACAACCTGGAGAAGCTGGAAGTGATACCTCAGGAACTGGGACGAGTATTAATAAATTTATTGAACAATGCTTTCTATGCTACTCAACAGAAGAAAGCCCAGCTAAACGGCCAATATAAACCGGAGATAATGGTAAGTACAACCCAACATAACGGGAAAGTTGAAATTACAGTAAGGGATAATGGCATTGGTTTACCCGAAGAATTAAAAAGCAAAATTTTTCAGCCTTTCTTCACCACCAAACCTACCGGCCAAGGCACCGGCTTAGGCTTGTCGCTGAGTTATGATATAATTACCAAAGGGCACGGCGGAGAACTTAAAGTAGAAACGAAGGAAGGTGAATTTACCGAGTTTAAAATTACATTGTTCAGGGATGTCGTGCGGGGATAAACAGTTTCAGGTAACAACCGTGGCTGTTGCACAACTAACAGAATTAAATTTTAAAGGCTAGGCTTTATGTAGAAGAACTCTTACAACCACTAAAGCTTTCAAATCAACCCGGAATTTGGTAAATTTTTACCTTTTTAGTTAAATACGTTCAACAGGTTATATTAAGTTTATAGCATATTTAGTTGCGCCACAGCCACGACGAAAAAAGATAAAGAAATAAGCTGGCTAATCCCATTTTCTTTGGTGGACAAAGTATCTCCAATCAGATAAAACAATGACCTTAATGGCGGCGGGTTTGCTTTTCCTTTAGAACACCTCTAGGAAAAACCAGTCAATACAATTGGGTTTTATCGCAAAGCTCCATTTCACAAATTAAAACTGCTTCTTTGTTTTTGAGACGGCTACTGTTACCGGTAGCTAGCTACCGGTAACAGTAATTAGATTTTCTAATAAACATGGATTTTTTGTTTTTAACCACCTCCTACTTGGCGGGAGCAATCTGATACTAATTTTTATTTAATAATTAAGTTAGAAACAGGATAAAAAGAGCACAAAGCATTGTCCGGAACCAGATGCTCCTTGCCAAACCAATCTTCCACTGTAATTCGGGCTATATTTATCGGATTTGTTTGTA
This region includes:
- a CDS encoding tetratricopeptide repeat protein — encoded protein: MKGCLLALLLFFRVTIVPAQGTQTESLDLLIGKAKADTAKINLTNKKIRLLIRENLDSAEKLSLKTLDKAKKIGYSFGEANARINLASSFSMKGNFPPAAQNLKIAQSIFQELKDSLSLSSTYSTYGLYYGIQSKYDSSIFYLEKAISIAERNHYRERLATYYSNIAIGYQMRSNFKKALEYQQKSLDLALADKDFANQAFTRLNMGLVYAQMNDTLRGRRALFEAIRLAKKEGIKSVELYAYSNLANAYNLKKEAQKCYEYAVKAALLGGEMADYSIQAASLAKAAGAAAAQKKFSRANTLAQQAMQIADTAGQNYIIFQTYATMGSILKQQSQFSEAIPYLEKSVATLEKTDLYNEEAGSTFKNLSQCYEQTGNFRKALAYYKTSAQIADSVLNRGNIREVTELSMNYEFTKKQEAQRIEQKNKDAIVQARLIALLIGLGLTLILAVVSLRAYRNKQKANSLLQQQKKEIENTLTRLKNTQAQLIQSEKMASLGELTAGIAHEIQNPLNFVNNFSEVSAELLDELTEELQKGDTEEAIVLAGDVKENLKKIRHHGKRADLIVKGMLEHSRISTGEKQLTNINFLTQEYVRLAYRGLLVKDRHVNVNLVTDFDNNLEKLEVIPQELGRVLINLLNNAFYATQQKKAQLNGQYKPEIMVSTTQHNGKVEITVRDNGIGLPEELKSKIFQPFFTTKPTGQGTGLGLSLSYDIITKGHGGELKVETKEGEFTEFKITLFRDVVRG